One genomic window of Carassius gibelio isolate Cgi1373 ecotype wild population from Czech Republic chromosome A10, carGib1.2-hapl.c, whole genome shotgun sequence includes the following:
- the LOC128021096 gene encoding uncharacterized protein LOC128021096 isoform X2 — protein sequence MPDRCAAANCEQSTDQSNVSFFRFPLDPVRCKQWVGKCQRPDLETKTPEDLHRNYKLCSKHFETSMICQQIFQMSVLKDDAVPTVFSFATNQDNSQTGNIKRTWEKTGEEPVATKKSKGTINNSNPSLPEAQDKVESDSAENSETLNPPAHEESEEDPAISKAKETLKDYFKETLAFIGFSIANNASLNVVKPLGNDPAGSLSVNTICAEKIDQKEVLTLGEDVMREEIRNSLRLARFFSISLQDKVNIDGKDQIPVFIRSVTSEGFPQKHLMGFLPCDVDSESLFLMLISEIRNKWGLRMEHCRGFTYLSSGAMCQKLKDLSCRMLQDFPQVVLSPSEPYAFNVWLIRSMPILLIQDVVDTLEQVASIIRQLETLAKKLDAKIIASYSHIKGEVDRVKESCQNHWEHATDAFQTMLDILEPLLSSIGEMCTSALSDVDADTVVGLLMLKEKLMNFNFIITLVVLKNTLCCVSILNPSLKGIINISSTLQYTISNTLKLLNKHMQEINIFHRKWFSDAVARAKKLGVPVDLPVEMVTNGDGAEKLQASLEDYYREALSKKVIQYLVDEVKRVLGTEMARNLRWLSLVPSYMADLNFSVRKNRVTDANLNNLARFDSFYDELGCWEVKWRNASKQRILPTSVFGTLKIPDIGFYPNVQSLLRVLGTIPCVRAESDVYEHYDMVLDRYHSYMKELPAEKRLSNMAFVYVNQDVHFSVEEMVEAYVKKYPEILQLLREDDVTEVQPSVPETSANDASKEDTEEQREMTLNMDIERPKLPEYAETDKEAFKSALQAAVTTAYSRQSRHTQGDQDQELEYVTKSEMNEVLKVCEDVVRDRILLEAGNSFFSLFIDRVVRFGETEYIPMFIRFVDSFDVMRLELLGFIEVRHDTEAMCERLFDVVTNEWRLDLSYCRGQAYLGSGDVSYKLKAFACKIQEKYPLAICTHCSCYSFNTWWSRSVPVAAVIRAIDTLEEIVSFFHSMPALEKALDQVLAIGLRESYEKIHELQGKFCSTWLEKHDSYEVFAQILEPLVDWLENIDNCKSQRWSSAVSNRAKRLLQLIRDFEFIVAIVALKNASSFTKELSAALQKDHFSATSQLKRISGIVAKLNRVKTKIKVFHQNWFDEASCFAQSLSVQVKVPDSVIIPRDSLLKPGSYYNDTMSVPLVDHLINMVKDYFSNEYKEALNLLSLVPCSVTRSSVFEMLKSKPPLYIGDLPDPDNFFTELSCWKVNWKSKVASVTIPETIFQTLRLPLMQYFININTLLKIMCVLPSTALEYCGEVKRHKMYQDYVSTTSPMDRSPCSAMLQVGIDFNRDLDQMVAQCLRLTPKTLEGICLSKESKTLGRAAEMKTEDDTHLIEEEDREAQQDSRILVMNSEITGSADIHKGGAESIQTLQQSENIEVFAGCLEVASEEPHVKVEEVELVPDENGHSNEPADSTSNCDEVFKQEAKLARRNCSLIDLSKPEQDAVVQNLASCHWVQEEGKLFSEGEMLQRIVKAIQQTILTEVHDSPFFSIVTDRTISVGEVKFLPVFVRYVNDCIPKVELIKSKEISESKNGDGVACSPQVIDEETLNKEFLKSLFDLVMMMGTQNIPLHGHSDKEPRSKSFTPSNFQALLEYRINAGDEFLRKKFEGSSVNLEHCSSTQLQQMLEVIENCVREDLLAEVKEGRFFSLVVDNLVEIGGESHLPLFIRFVDNTNCLREEFVGFLLFEGDVEAITERLIAEVTEKCGLDMQYCRGQAYLCSGVSAMKVKAVVARIAELNPLAVLTPCSSCSLNICLANTMTLTGVHLVMSTLKKLDAFFSKTPLLQNQLESAISIYYQGHEEKANVLKEACYSKWTEQHDTFEVAVDLLESLLLCMDSVHDNEDHKWSDEVAHKAFVISEALADFEFVMTLVVLKNTLSFSRAFGKNLQGQTNEVFFASSSLTAVLHSLNGVYENIEVYHEFWFEEAVNLAAALEIPVKVPRLYYRRRPTSGEKIQPETYYKEHVTIPVVSHVIKELSDLFSENHLKALKSLSLVPAIMGQLKFNTAEETSADIYKDDLLNPDTFPAELHCWKIKWKHGTKDVVLPSTIYETLQLSDVKFFPNVCALLKVLYHLPVFALTNDKCSTAKQRLKTYLEDTPVHHRNKSMALFFINCGIKHDLDTMVEKYLKMYPNSELSENHD from the exons ATGCCTGACCGCTGTGCCGCAGCAAACTGCGAGCAGAGTACGGACCAGTCCAACGTTTCCTTCTTCAGGTTCCCACTGGATCCCGTTCG ATGTAAACAATGGGTGGGAAAGTGCCAAAGACCAGATCTGGAGACCAAAACACCTGAAGATTTACACAGGAACTACAAATTGTGCTCAAAACACTTTGAGACCTCAATGATATGTCAGCAA ATCTTCCAGATGTCTGTTTTGAAGGATGATGCTGTTCCTACTGTTTTCAGTTTTGCAACCAACCAGGACAATTCACAAACTGGCAACATAAAAAGGACATGGGAGAAA acagGAGAGGAGCCGGTTGCCACAAAGAAATCTAAAG gtaccATCAATAACTCGAACCCCTCTTTGCCAGAGGCACAAGATAAAGTTGAGAGTGATTCTGCTGAGAACAGCGAAACACTCAATCCTCCTGCACATGAGGAGTCAGAGGAGGATCCTGCTATTTCCAAAGCGAAGGAAACTTTGAAAGACTACTTCAAGGAGACTTTAGCCTTCATTGGTTTTAGCATCGCCAACAATGCATCTCTTAACGTTGTTAAACCACTGGGGAATGACCCAGCTGGGTCACTCTCTGTCAACACCATATGTGCAGAGAAGATCGACCAAAAAGAAGTGCTCACCTTAGGTGAGGATGTCATGCGTGAGGAGATCCGTAATAGCTTGCGGCTTGCGCGCTTTTTTTCCATATCTCTCCAAGACAAGGTAAACATTGATGGCAAGGACCAGATTCCTGTGTTTATCCGCTCAGTCACAAGTGAAGGCTTCCCACAGAAGCACCTCATGGGATTCCTTCCCTGTGATGTAGACTCTGAAAGTCTGTTCCTTATGCTTATATCTGAAATCCGGAACAAGTGGGGTCTGCGGATGGAGCACTGCCGCGGCTTCACCTACCTGTCATCAGGTGCCATGTGTCAGAAACTGAAGGATCTCTCATGCAGGATGCTGCAGGATTTTCCACAGGTAGTTTTGTCCCCTAGTGAACCTTACGCTTTCAATGTGTGGTTGATTCGCTCCATGCCCATCCTTCTAATTCAGGATGTTGTTGATACTTTAGAGCAGGTTGCTTCCATTATTAGGCAATTGGAAACTCTGGCAAAGAAACTTGATGCCAAGATCATTGCTTCGTACAGCCACATCAAAGGCGAAGTGGACAGAGTAAAGGAGTCCTGTCAGAACCATTGGGAACATGCCACAGATGCTTTTCAGACAATGCTTGATATCTTAGAGCCACTTTTGAGCAGCATTGGAGAGATGTGCACCAGTGCCCTTTCAGATGTGGACGCTGACACAGTCGTAGGGCTTCTAATGCTGAAAGAGAAGCTGATGAACTTCAATTTCATCATTACTCTTGTGGTTTTGAAAAACACGCTGTGTTGCGTGAGCATCCTGAACCCTAGTctcaagggaataatcaacatCAGCAGCACTTTGCAGTACACCATCTCCAACACCTTAAAGCTTTTAAACAAACATATGCAGGAGATCAACATTTTTCACAGGAAGTGGTTTTCTGATGCAGTGGCCAGAGCCAAGAAGTTGGGGGTGCCAGTGGATCTGCCAGTGGAGATGGTGACAAATGGTGATGGTGCGGAGAAACTTCAAGCCTCATTGGAGGATTACTACAGAGAAGCACTGAGTAAGAAGGTTATACAATACCTTGTTGATGAAGTCAAAAGAGTCCTAGGCACTGAAATGGCAAGAAACCTCAGATGGTTGTCATTGGTGCCCTCATATATGGCTGACCTCAATTTTAGCGTACGCAAAAACAGAGTTACTGATGCTAACCTGAATAACTTGGCTCGGTTTGACTCCTTTTATGATGAGCTGGGCTGTTGGGAAGTGAAATGGCGAAATGCTAGCAAGCAAAGGATTCTTCCCACCAGTGTTTTTGGTACCTTAAAGATCCCAGATATAGGATTTTACCCAAATGTACAGAGCCTGTTGAGAGTTTTGGGCACCATCCCTTGTGTCCGCGCTGAATCAGATGTGTATGAGCACTATGACATGGTGTTGGACCGCTATCACTCCTACATGAAAGAACTACCAGCGGAAAAGAGACTGAGCAATATGGCCTTTGTTTATGTCAATCAAGATGTCCACTTCAGCGTTGAGGAAATGGTGGAGGCGTATGTGAAGAAATATCCAGAAATCTTGCAGCTATTACGTGAA GATGATGTAACGGAAGTGCAACCATCAG TTCCTGAAACCAGTGCAAATGATGCCTCTAAAGAAGATACAGAAGAACAGAGAGAGATGACTTTAAATATGGACATTGAGAGACCAAAACTGCCTGAGTATGCAGAAACTGATAAAGAGGCATTCAAATCTGCATTACAGGCAGCTGTCACCACAGCATACAGTAGGCAAAGCAGACACACTCAGGGTGATCAAGATCAAGAATTAGAATATGTGACCAAATCCGAGATGAATGAAGTCCTTAAAGTTTGTGAGGATGTTGTTAGGGATAGGATTCTTTTAGAGGCCGGAAATTCATTCTTCTCCCTGTTTATCGACAGAGTTGTTAGATTCGGAGAGACAGAATACATTCCCATGTTCATCAGATTTGTTGACAGTTTTGATGTCATGCGCCTTGAGCTTCTGGGTTTTATCGAGGTTAGGCATGACACTGAGGCCATGTGTGAACGACTTTTTGATGTAGTCACCAATGAGTGGCGTCTGGATTTGAGCTACTGCAGAGGTCAAGCTTACCTTGGCTCTGGGGATGTATCCTACAAGCTCAAGGCCTTTGCATGTAAAATACAGGAGAAGTATCCTCTTGCTATATGCACACACTGCTCGTGTTACTCTTTCAATACCTGGTGGTCAAGGTCAGTTCCAGTAGCTGCAGTCATCAGAGCCATTGACACATTAGAGGAGATAGTGTCATTTTTCCACAGCATGCCTGCCCTTGAGAAAGCGTTAGATCAAGTCTTAGCCATAGGCCTAAGAGAGAGCTATGAGAAAATCCATGAGCTTCAAGGGAAGTTCTGCTCCACTTGGCTTGAGAAACATGACTCTTATGAAGTCTTTGCTCAGATTCTGGAGCCTCTGGTAGATTGGCTAGAAAATATTGATAACTGCAAATCTCAGAGATGGAGTTCGGCCGTATCGAACAGAGCCAAGAGACTACTTCAGTTAATAAGGGACTTTGAATTCATTGTGGCAATCGTTGCACTAAAAAACGCCTCATCCTTCACCAAAGAACTGAGTGCAGCACTACAGAAAGACCATTTTAGTGCTACCTCGCAGCTTAAGAGGATCAGTGGTATTGTGGCCAAACTTAACAGAGTGAAAACCAAAATCAAGGTTTTCCATCAGAATTGGTTTGATGAAGCTTCTTGTTTTGCTCAGAGTCTGAGTGTGCAGGTTAAAGTTCCTGATAGTGTGATCATTCCAAGGGACAGCCTTTTGAAACCTGGTTCATACTACAATGATACAATGAGTGTCCCTTTAGTTGACCACCTTATAAACATGGTGAAAGACTATTTCTCCAATGAATACAAGGAGGCTCTCAACCTGTTGTCCTTGGTCCCTTGCTCTGTGACAAGGAGCTCTGTTTTTGAAATGCTCAAGTCAAAACCTCCATTGTACATTGGTGATCTTCCCGATCCTGACAACTTTTTCACGGAGCTGAGCTGCTGGAAAGTGAATTGGAAATCGAAAGTGGCTAGTGTAACCATACCAGAGACCATTTTTCAGACTCTGCGTCTACCCCTTATGCAGTACTTCATAAACATCAACACATTGCTGAAGATTATGTGTGTGTTGCCAAGCACAGCTTTGGAATATTGTGGTGAGGTGAAGCGGCACAAAATGTATCAAGACTATGTGAGCACCACCTCACCTATGGACAGATCACCCTGTTCAGCCATGCTTCAAGTGGGCATAGACTTTAACAGAGACCTAGACCAAATGGTTGCACAGTGCTTAAGGCTCACACCGAAGACATTGGAGGGTATTTGTCTG TCCAAAGAATCCAAAACCTTAGGAAGGGCTGCTGAAATGAAAACCGAAG ATGACACCCACCTGATTGAAGAAGAAGACAGGGAAGCTCAGCAG GACTCCAGAATACTTGTGATGAATTCTGAGATTACTGGCAGTG CAGACATCCACAAAGGGGGAGCAGAAAGCATACAGACTCTGCAGCAGTCTGAGAATATAGAAGTGTTTGCTGGTTGCTTGGAAGTGGCATCTGAGGAGCCGCATGTAAAGGTTGAAGAAGTAGAGCTGGTTCCAGATGAGAATGGCCATTCCAATGAACCAGCTGACAGCACAAGTAACTGTGACGAAGTCTTTAAACAGGAAGCTAAGCTTGCAAGGAGAAACTGCTCATTGATTGACCTCAGTAAGCCAGAGCAAGATGCCGTTGTTCAGAATCTTGCCTCGTGTCATTGGGTACAGGAGGAAGGGAAATTGTTTTCAGAGGGAGAAATGTTACAAAGAATTGTAAAGGCCATACAACAAACAATCCTCACTGAAGTTCATGACTCTCCTTTCTTTTCCATCGTCACTGATAGAACTATCTCAGTTGGAGAGGTGAAGTTCCTACCAGTCTTTGTTAGATATGTGAATGACTGCATACCCAAAGTGGAGCTTATAAAATCAAAAGAGATCAGTGAGAGCAAAAATGGTGATGGGGTTGCCTGCAGCCCTCAGGTCATTGATGAGGAAACATTAAACAAAGAGTTTCTCAAGTCTTTGTTTGATCTTGTCATGATGATGGGCACACAGAACATCCCTCTGCATGGGCACTCCGACAAAGAACCCAGAAGCAAAAGCTTCACTCCCAGCAACTTCCAGGCACTGTTGGAGTACCGCATCAATGCAGGTGATGAATTCCTCAGAAAGAAGTTCGAAGGGTCCTCCGTAAACCTTGAGCACTGCTCTTCTACTCAATTGCAGCAGATGCTGGAAGTGATCGAAAACTGTGTTCGTGAGGACTTGTTGGCTGAAGTTAAAGAAGGACGCTTCTTCTCGTTGGTAGTAGACAACCTGGTTGAGATAGGTGGAGAGAGCCATCTCCCGTTGTTCATACGTTTTGTGGACAACACCAACTGCCTAAGGGAAGAATTTGTCGGGTTCCTGCTTTTTGAAGGCGATGTGGAGGCTATAACCGAGAGGCTTATTGCTGAAGTAACCGAAAAATGTGGCCTGGACATGCAGTACTGCAGAGGACAGGCATATTTGTGTTCTGGTGTGTCCGCTATGAAGGTCAAAGCAGTGGTGGCCAGAATAGCGGAGTTAAACCCACTAGCAGTTCTCACCCCTTGCTCCAGTTGCTCTTTAAACATCTGCCTGGCAAACACAATGACCTTAACAGGAGTGCATCTTGTTATGTCTACCCTGAAAAAGCTGGATGCGTTTTTTAGTAAAACGCCATTGTTGCAAAATCAGCTGGAAAGTGCCATTTCGATCTACTACCAGGGACATGAAGAAAAAGCCAATGTCCTCAAAGAGGCCTGTTACTCGAAATGGACAGAGCAGCATGATACATTCGAAGTAGCTGTCGACCTCCTGGAGTCTCTGCTGCTTTGCATGGATAGCGTCCATGACAATGAAGATCACAAATGGAGCGATGAGGTAGCACACAAGGCCTTTGTCATATCCGAGGCATTGGCCGATTTTGAATTTGTCATGACATTAGTGGTCCTGAAGAACACACTTTCCTTCTCCAGAGCCTTTGGTAAGAATCTGCAAGGGCAAACAAACGAGGTCTTCTTCGCTTCTAGCAGTCTTACTGCGGTTCTGCATTCGCTGAATGGAGTTTACGAGAATATCGAAGTCTACCATGAGTTCTGGTTTGAGGAGGCTGTTAACCTGGCTGCAGCTCTTGAAATCCCAGTGAAAGTGCCCAGACTGTACTATAGAAGACGACCAACCTCTGGTGAGAAAATCCAACCTGAGACCTACTATAAAGAGCATGTAACCATTCCAGTGGTCAGCCATGTGATTAAGGAGCTGTCTGATCTTTTCTCTGAAAATCATCTGAAGGCCCTGAAGTCCTTGTCACTTGTCCCTGCTATCATGGGACAGTTGAAGTTCAACACTGCAGAGGAGACCAGTGCAGACATTTATAAAGATGACTTGCTGAACCCAGACACCTTTCCTGCTGAGTTGCACTGCTGGAAGATTAAATGGAAACATGGCACTAAAGATGTTGTATTGCCATCGACCATCTACGAGACGCTTCAGCTGTCTGATGTGAAGTTCTTCCCCAACGTCTGTGCTCTCCTGAAAGTCCTGTACCATCTGCCAGTCTTTGCTTTGACAAATGACAAATGCAGCACTGCGAAACAACGACTGAAGACATACCTGGAAGATACAcctgtgcatcacagaaacaaGAGCATGGCTCTGTTCTTTATTAACTGTGGCATTAAGCATGATTTGGACACTATGGTGGAGAAATACTTGAAAATGTATCCAAATAGTGAGCTGTCAGAGAATCATGATTGA